The proteins below come from a single Desulfomonile tiedjei genomic window:
- a CDS encoding carbonic anhydrase, whose translation MTRLFVTLVSLALTVTIAAVSPLWAASEGPVMSPDQALEMLKKGNTRYVAANPEHPNQGFDRRELTASKGQNPFAAVLSCSDSRVPIEILFDCGVGDIFVIRVAGNVANVDEVASIEYSVDHLNTPLLVVLGHTHCGAVQAVAQNAEVHGNLPKLVKSIVPAVEKARQRNPKATPEALLNDAIRANVWQAIEDLFKISPVTAKRVKDGKLKVIGAIYSIDTGAINWMGAHDKQDELIAKSIAGQKDSH comes from the coding sequence ATGACTAGGTTGTTCGTTACGTTGGTAAGCCTAGCACTGACGGTGACAATTGCTGCTGTATCCCCGTTATGGGCCGCGAGCGAAGGGCCTGTCATGTCCCCGGACCAGGCCTTGGAAATGCTGAAGAAGGGAAATACCCGATATGTTGCAGCTAATCCGGAGCATCCCAACCAGGGCTTTGACCGGCGAGAGTTAACCGCATCGAAAGGACAAAACCCCTTTGCAGCGGTGCTGTCCTGTTCCGATTCGAGAGTGCCCATAGAAATCCTTTTCGACTGCGGCGTGGGTGATATATTTGTCATTCGTGTGGCAGGCAACGTAGCAAACGTCGACGAAGTCGCGTCCATTGAATACAGCGTGGACCACTTGAATACTCCTCTGCTGGTAGTCTTGGGACATACACATTGCGGAGCTGTTCAGGCGGTGGCACAAAACGCCGAAGTGCACGGCAACCTCCCTAAACTGGTCAAGAGTATTGTCCCGGCCGTCGAAAAAGCTCGACAAAGAAATCCCAAGGCGACCCCTGAGGCCCTTCTCAACGACGCGATCCGTGCCAACGTTTGGCAGGCGATTGAAGACCTCTTCAAAATAAGCCCCGTCACAGCGAAGAGAGTGAAGGATGGAAAGCTTAAAGTCATAGGGGCCATCTACAGCATAGACACCGGCGCGATCAATTGGATGGGCGCTCACGACAAACAGGATGAACTGATTGCCAAAAGCATCGCCGGCCAGAAAGATTCACACTGA
- a CDS encoding tetratricopeptide repeat protein, which translates to MKYCLRLILIMTSVSLFVTANGWCQEEAWKALKDKSEQSFSQRNYPDAEKTARQALELAEKTFGPDDAHVAQSLALLARTYKIQGKLDEAEPLLKRALAINEKAFGPDAEAVAEAASDLGTLYHAQDKTAEAEALYKRTLAIDEKNPAKDRTTISETLDNLAILQLNQGKQAEAIALMSKAVETLEKAHGPDHPGLATSLNNLSTVYAEQNKFNEALPLQERALTILEKSAGPDHPEVALFLQNLAGLEMALGKDADAETHLKRALAIMEKSEGSEDPLLADILDQMVELYAKTGKNEEAEKLQMKAQGIRSKPGKPGREQKAPHGN; encoded by the coding sequence ATGAAGTACTGTCTCCGGCTCATTTTAATCATGACATCAGTATCGCTCTTTGTGACAGCCAACGGTTGGTGTCAGGAAGAGGCCTGGAAAGCGTTGAAAGACAAGAGCGAACAAAGCTTCAGCCAGCGCAACTATCCGGACGCGGAAAAAACAGCCAGGCAAGCGCTGGAACTGGCTGAGAAGACTTTCGGGCCGGATGACGCCCACGTGGCCCAATCCCTGGCTTTGTTGGCAAGGACGTACAAAATTCAGGGCAAGCTCGACGAAGCTGAGCCGTTGCTGAAGAGGGCACTGGCCATAAATGAAAAGGCATTCGGCCCCGACGCCGAGGCCGTGGCAGAGGCTGCAAGCGATTTGGGCACGCTGTACCACGCGCAAGACAAGACCGCCGAAGCCGAAGCCCTCTACAAAAGGACTCTGGCAATTGATGAAAAGAACCCGGCCAAAGACCGCACCACGATTTCAGAAACCCTGGACAATCTCGCCATTCTCCAGCTGAACCAGGGCAAGCAGGCCGAGGCCATAGCATTGATGAGCAAGGCTGTAGAGACTCTGGAAAAAGCACATGGCCCTGACCATCCGGGCCTTGCAACCTCGCTTAACAACTTGAGCACAGTTTACGCTGAACAGAACAAATTCAACGAAGCGCTTCCGCTGCAGGAACGGGCCTTAACCATCCTGGAGAAGTCGGCGGGACCGGACCATCCGGAGGTTGCCCTTTTCCTCCAGAACCTGGCCGGGTTGGAGATGGCCCTGGGCAAGGATGCGGACGCTGAGACTCATTTGAAGCGTGCTCTCGCAATCATGGAGAAGTCTGAGGGGTCTGAAGATCCTCTCCTGGCAGACATTCTGGACCAGATGGTGGAGCTGTACGCCAAGACGGGCAAAAATGAAGAAGCGGAAAAACTTCAGATGAAGGCTCAAGGGATCAGGTCCAAACCGGGGAAACCGGGCCGTGAACAAAAAGCGCCGCATGGAAATTAG
- a CDS encoding DUF1232 domain-containing protein, whose translation MSLSFREVACTLRKRLAYYQAVYRHPDTPWMSKALLWLAVAYALSPVDIIPDFIPVVGHLDDLVVVPALIVLAIWMVPNHVIRDCRSVAASCRVT comes from the coding sequence ATGAGCCTTTCCTTTCGCGAAGTAGCCTGCACGCTAAGAAAGAGGCTTGCTTACTATCAGGCGGTATACCGGCATCCGGACACACCTTGGATGTCGAAAGCCCTCTTGTGGTTGGCCGTGGCATATGCTCTGTCACCTGTTGACATCATCCCGGATTTCATCCCGGTCGTAGGCCACCTCGATGATCTGGTGGTCGTGCCTGCACTCATTGTCCTGGCGATTTGGATGGTGCCCAACCATGTGATCCGGGACTGCCGCTCGGTGGCGGCTTCTTGCCGGGTGACATAG
- a CDS encoding bifunctional 5,10-methylene-tetrahydrofolate dehydrogenase/5,10-methylene-tetrahydrofolate cyclohydrolase, with translation MSAKIISGNEVSQQLKDEMKEEVVTLKAQGLEPCLAVILVGEDPASKVYVLNKKKACEYIGIKSLETRLPAETTTEQLMEVIDGYNKDKTVHGILCQLPLPKHIPETKILRSILPEKDVDCFHPFNVGLISIGEVRFLPCTPAGVIELIKRGGFDTQGQDVIIVGRSNIVGRPLSNMLDQRDMNATVTMCHTKTKNLKERCAAADIIIAAIGKPEYVKADMVKEGAVVIDVGINRVDAPGTEKGFKLVGDVAFDEVKEKAAAITPVPGGVGPMTIAMLMKNTLTAAKETMKK, from the coding sequence ATGTCGGCGAAAATCATCAGTGGAAACGAAGTATCCCAGCAACTAAAGGACGAGATGAAGGAAGAGGTCGTTACGCTTAAGGCCCAAGGACTGGAGCCGTGCCTGGCGGTCATACTCGTGGGAGAAGATCCGGCTTCCAAAGTCTACGTGCTCAACAAGAAAAAGGCCTGTGAGTACATAGGGATCAAGTCGCTTGAGACGAGGCTCCCTGCGGAAACGACCACAGAGCAACTAATGGAAGTGATTGACGGGTACAACAAGGACAAGACCGTCCACGGCATACTGTGCCAGCTTCCACTTCCCAAACACATCCCGGAAACCAAGATCCTGAGATCTATCCTGCCGGAAAAAGACGTGGACTGCTTCCATCCCTTCAACGTCGGCCTCATAAGCATCGGTGAAGTCCGCTTCCTTCCATGCACTCCCGCAGGTGTCATCGAGCTGATCAAGCGCGGAGGGTTCGATACTCAAGGCCAGGACGTGATAATCGTGGGCCGGAGCAACATCGTGGGCCGGCCGTTATCAAACATGCTGGACCAGCGCGATATGAACGCCACCGTCACCATGTGCCACACCAAGACCAAGAACCTCAAGGAGCGATGCGCTGCTGCGGATATTATCATCGCGGCCATAGGCAAGCCCGAGTATGTTAAGGCTGACATGGTCAAAGAAGGTGCCGTGGTTATTGACGTGGGCATCAATCGCGTTGACGCACCCGGAACTGAAAAGGGATTCAAGTTAGTCGGCGACGTGGCTTTCGACGAAGTGAAGGAAAAGGCCGCGGCCATCACGCCGGTCCCCGGTGGTGTTGGCCCCATGACCATCGCCATGCTCATGAAGAACACGCTCACCGCTGCAAAAGAAACGATGAAGAAGTAA
- a CDS encoding HIT domain-containing protein has protein sequence MERIWAPWRIDYVVGKEKEAGCIFCTKPASDADDDNLIVHRAQGAFTMMNRFPYNNGHVLVSPYRHVGDLCELESEENSLLMQEVCRAVQVLRKVMHPEGFNIGVNVGVCAGAGIHEHLHFHVVPRWSGDTNLMPVLADVSVIPEHLLSTCQKLRENFEPSHREFRELEDK, from the coding sequence ATGGAAAGAATCTGGGCTCCCTGGAGAATCGACTACGTGGTTGGAAAGGAGAAAGAAGCCGGGTGCATTTTTTGTACAAAGCCCGCGTCGGATGCAGATGACGACAACCTGATTGTTCACCGTGCCCAGGGCGCTTTTACCATGATGAATAGATTTCCGTATAATAACGGGCACGTTTTGGTTTCTCCATATAGACACGTCGGCGATTTGTGCGAACTGGAGTCGGAAGAAAACAGCCTGCTCATGCAGGAAGTATGTCGTGCGGTACAGGTCCTGAGAAAAGTGATGCATCCGGAAGGATTTAACATCGGGGTCAACGTTGGAGTTTGCGCCGGAGCCGGTATCCACGAGCATCTACACTTCCATGTGGTCCCTCGCTGGAGCGGTGACACAAACCTGATGCCGGTGCTGGCGGATGTCAGTGTGATACCGGAACATCTGCTCAGCACTTGCCAAAAGCTCAGGGAAAACTTCGAGCCGTCCCACCGCGAGTTCCGAGAACTGGAGGACAAATGA
- a CDS encoding GNAT family N-acetyltransferase, with translation MSIQFRLMNAEDIPEAMRLKDIAGWNQTVADWERFISASPEGCFAAEDDGRVVGTSTTIIYEGRFAWIGMVLVDTRYRGRGIGTQLLQRAIRYLDSRNIPCMKLDATPQGRLLYEKFGFECEYEIERWMLKRQPDENVGKRAPAEIPDVLQLDREIFGADRSTLLRSLEEESPEFTLVARQGDRVAGYVFGRPGSLADQLGPWMASNGEVAGALLDEFLLLSGRDLVFVDCVRRNPWAVPLAKAHGFEFQRSLTRMFRGTNDHAGRPELLCAILGPEFG, from the coding sequence ATGAGTATCCAATTTCGCCTGATGAACGCTGAAGACATCCCGGAAGCAATGCGATTGAAAGACATCGCAGGTTGGAACCAAACCGTTGCCGACTGGGAGCGGTTTATTTCCGCCAGTCCGGAGGGATGCTTTGCAGCAGAGGACGACGGCCGCGTCGTCGGCACATCTACAACCATCATATATGAAGGCAGGTTCGCATGGATCGGCATGGTCCTCGTTGACACGCGGTATCGAGGGCGAGGAATCGGCACACAGCTTCTCCAACGTGCAATCCGGTACCTCGATTCGCGAAACATCCCTTGCATGAAGCTCGATGCTACCCCGCAGGGCAGACTCCTGTACGAGAAGTTTGGATTTGAGTGCGAGTATGAAATTGAGCGGTGGATGCTGAAACGTCAACCTGATGAGAACGTCGGAAAGAGAGCGCCGGCCGAAATTCCGGACGTTTTGCAGCTTGATCGAGAGATCTTTGGAGCGGACAGGAGCACCTTACTGCGTTCCTTAGAGGAAGAGTCACCGGAGTTTACTCTGGTTGCCAGGCAGGGGGACCGTGTAGCCGGGTACGTGTTCGGGCGACCCGGTTCGCTTGCCGACCAGTTGGGGCCTTGGATGGCGAGCAACGGCGAGGTTGCAGGGGCACTACTGGACGAGTTCTTGTTACTCTCAGGCAGGGACCTGGTGTTTGTCGATTGTGTACGACGAAATCCTTGGGCCGTGCCCTTGGCCAAAGCCCACGGCTTCGAGTTCCAGCGGTCCTTGACAAGGATGTTTCGTGGAACCAACGATCATGCCGGGCGGCCGGAGCTGCTTTGCGCCATTCTCGGGCCGGAATTCGGGTGA
- a CDS encoding bifunctional riboflavin kinase/FAD synthetase codes for MEIIRVREKIYQNFNAPSVALGNFDGVHLGHQRILSRTVETAHGKGRDAVVYTFDPHPRLVLNLVPEIPRITTPRERAEILEHLGIDVLVLAEFTRDFAMQTPEEFVQNVLAEELGTRNLFIGENYRFGKGRSGTPQTLKKMAPELGFTVHVVPPVRVDDTVVSSSRIREHLMRGEIRESNLLLGREFAIEGRVIHGHHRGKAIGFPTANIKPEVKLHPPEGVYAVYCRTDEGIHKGVMNIGSNPTFKDRRVSYEVHILDFSRDLYGQNIKAYLVERLRAEMKFSGVDELKEQIQRDVDRSLGILTGSPSMP; via the coding sequence ATGGAAATCATTCGCGTTCGCGAAAAGATATATCAAAACTTCAATGCTCCGTCCGTAGCGCTGGGAAACTTCGATGGTGTCCACTTGGGACATCAACGGATCCTCAGTCGAACAGTAGAAACGGCCCATGGAAAAGGCAGGGACGCTGTAGTATACACCTTCGATCCTCATCCCCGCCTGGTGCTGAATCTAGTCCCGGAGATCCCCAGAATAACGACGCCTCGCGAGCGGGCAGAAATACTCGAGCACCTGGGTATAGACGTTCTTGTCCTGGCCGAATTTACACGCGACTTTGCCATGCAGACACCGGAGGAGTTTGTTCAAAACGTCCTGGCGGAAGAACTCGGGACCCGAAACCTGTTCATAGGCGAGAATTACCGATTTGGAAAGGGCAGGAGCGGCACCCCTCAGACCCTCAAGAAGATGGCTCCGGAACTAGGTTTTACGGTTCATGTTGTGCCGCCGGTGCGCGTGGACGACACCGTAGTTTCTTCCAGCCGAATCAGAGAGCATCTGATGCGAGGCGAGATTAGGGAATCAAATCTGTTGCTGGGACGTGAATTCGCCATCGAGGGGAGGGTAATCCACGGGCACCACCGGGGTAAGGCCATAGGATTTCCGACCGCCAATATAAAGCCCGAGGTGAAGCTCCATCCTCCTGAGGGTGTGTACGCCGTGTATTGCCGCACCGATGAGGGGATTCATAAGGGCGTAATGAATATCGGTTCCAACCCTACTTTCAAGGACCGCCGCGTCTCATATGAGGTTCATATCTTGGACTTCAGCCGAGACCTCTATGGACAAAACATAAAAGCATACCTTGTGGAGAGGCTCCGTGCGGAAATGAAGTTCAGCGGCGTGGACGAGCTGAAAGAACAAATCCAGAGGGATGTAGACCGGAGTCTAGGAATTCTTACCGGATCGCCGTCGATGCCCTAG